The sequence below is a genomic window from Vibrio spartinae.
CACACATTTATCAGACCGTGCAATGCGATGCGCGTAAAGAGATGAGCATCGGCCGGTTACGTGTCGGGTTGGAATGCGGCGGGTCTGACGGTCTGTCGGGGATCACGGCCAACCCGATGCTCGGGGCGTTTTCTGACTATATGATTCAGTTCGGTGGCACATCTGTTTTAACCGAAGTGCCGGAGATGTTTGGTGCCGAGCATCTTCTTTTCGAACGTTGCATTGATGAGTCAACCTTTGAGAAAGCGGTGCAGATGATTAACGGGTTTAAACAGTATTTTATGACCCACAATCAGCCGATTTACGAAAACCCGTCACCGGGGAATAAAAAAGGGGGCATTTCTTCGCTTGAAGATAAATCCATGGGGTGTACGCAAAAAGCGGGCAATAGCCCGGTCATCGATGTGCTGGCCTATGGGGAAACGCTGTCCTTACCCGGTTTAAATCTGTTGAGTGCGCCGGGCAATGATGCGGTGGCAACGTCGGCTCTGGCCGCGAGCGGGTGTCATATGGTGCTGTTCACTACCGGACGTGGCACCCCTTATGGCGGATTTGTCCCGACCATGAAAATTGCCACCAACTCAGAGCTGGCGGATAGAAAACCGCACTGGATTGATTTTAATGCCGGTCCATTGGTTGAAGGGACGACGATGCCTGAGCTCCTCGATCAGTTTATTGAACGTGTGGTCGCCATTGCCAGCGGTGAGCCGGTCAATAATGAAAAGAATGGTTTTCGCGAACTCGCCATCTTTAAATCGGGAGTGACGCTTTAGTCACGCGGTTGACGCTCTTCATCAATCAGCACCGCGCCCGGAGATGTGAATGCATCCGCCGGGCGCAATATTGAGTCCCCCTGACAGACAGACAAGGGCAGCCAAACCCATCAATGGATGATGGGTTTAGGGCGAGGCTTTAGCCGTGTCTTCAATTTAACAAACATCACGATATTACCGGACAGAATCAGCACTAACCCCACCATGGCGGTTCCCGTCCAGATATAACCTTCAAATAGCGTCGATATTGATAACGCAACCAACGGGAATAAGATCGTCGCATAAGCCGCAGCCCCGGTCCCGATTCGTCCCACCAGAGCAAAGTAAGCGCCAAAACCAATCACGCTACCAAAGACGGCCAGATAAAATAATGCCCCGATATAGCTGACAGTGGTTTCAAGGGTGAAATGCGTACGAGTGACAAGCATGATGAATAACATGGTGAGCGCGCCATAGAGCATCGCATACGCATTGGTTGATAACACATCGAGCCCTCTTTTTTGATGGCGGGCACTGATAATATTACCGATCGAAAAGCCGTAGGTACCCAGTAAGCACAAGCCGATACCGATCAGGGTTGCTGTTTCAAAATTATTGGCTAATAAATTCTCCCAGAAGAGACAAACGATACCTAAAATACCGATCAAACTGGCAAAGGCGAGTCGATAGGTAATCCGCTGCCCCAGAAATATCACGCCATTGATCGCGTTAAACACAACTGACATTGAAAATAAAACAGATTCTAAGCCACTGTTGATATAGTGATTGGCGGAATAAAAACATAAGAAGTTTAAGCAAAAGACACAGACACCTTGTAGCAGACAAAAGAGATGATCGCGTCGCTTGATGGATTGTAGTTTGCCTGAAAACTTCAAGATACCAATGAGCAGACATGCAGCAATCGCAAAGCGGTAGAAAACAGAAACCATGGCTGGCACGTCGCCTGTTTGTAGCGCAATCGCAAACCAAGTTGTCCCCCAGATGAGGACTGTCATGAGATACAGTGAACCGTTGATCATATTATTTTATTCAGCTTAATTGGGGTGAGATGATTTTAACAGGGTTGTTAGCATTGGGATTACAGCCGCTTGCTGACGATTTACATATTCTTGCGGATTTCTGAAGAAGGTCGCGCCGGGATGGGTTTACTTGCCATCATGATCACCCATACACTAGGGTTTAAGGATAATATACCGGAGAAGATGAGCCATGTCTAAGCCGTACCGGATGATGGAATGTTTGCAGCAGTATCAGGCGGAGCAGTTAGATACCACGATCCTGGAGAACGGGACTGGGGTGGCGTCTTGGTATAACCAACATGCGCTTGTTGATGTCGATTCCCCGGATCACCATACATTGAGTTTATATACCAAAGATGGTTACCAGTCCTTCCTGAAAACCCCGCATGGCTGGCGTAACGGCGGCAAACCCGATCGGATGTGTTTAATGCCTAAAGATTATTCCTCTATCTGGGATATTCGTGGGTCAATATCGTTTGTTCATTTCTATTTTACGGACCAGCATTTAAAACATATTGCCGAATCCGTATGGAACAAGAGCCCATACGGGTTAAGTATTGATGAACGTATCTTTGCTGATGATCCGCACATCACCACATTGTACCGAGAATTTTTATTAAGTCTGAGCTGGCATGACTCGGCTGACCGCTTAGCGCTGAGTTCAGCGACAACCTTATTATTAACGCACTTAGTGCGTCACTACACCAATTTTAAATGGCATCCGGTACAAGTCACCGGTGGGCTTGCGCCTTTCCAGCTCGCCAGAGTCAAGGACTATATTGAAGCGAACCTCAGTGCCAACATGCAACTCTCTGATTTGGCGGCAGTCGCAAATTTAAGTGAATATCATTTTGCACGGATGTTTAAACAATCTGCCGGACTGACACCCCATCAATATGTGATGCAACAGCGATTACGGTTGGCGAAAACACTGCTGCAGAAAACCGATCTATCTTTAGTCACCATCGCTTTACAGTGTGGTTTCAGTTCATCGGGGCACTTTTCCAATCGGTTTAAACTGGCCAGCGGCTGTACCCCAAGCCGATACCGACAAAGCAGTATGACCCCGTAACCCGATTAAACCGTTCATTGCTCAGTGAATCTGTCTCATGTGAATGCCCCACTGTGGCAGGGCGTTTGACGAGGGGACATTTTAATAGTTGATGGTCTTTTTGACCGGTGACTTCTTGACCTGTGACAAGGTTGCCATCAGGGCGGAGATCTCAGGCAATAGCTTGGCGTGGCTCGGCGTGTCATCCTGATCCAGCCAAATTAGCTCCCCAATGTTCATCGGTTGCGCTTTTTGGGCTAACCGCTCAAGCTCGGGCAGATATTCAGCCCCCGGATGGCCTTTGCGGCGGTAGGGCAAGCGCTGCTTGTAACGCTCAACGACGGTCTCCGGTGACACTTGGTTCCACACTTCTATCACATGGTGAATATCGGATTGCTCGACATACTGGAGCAGCTCGTCTTTGGAGCGGAAACCAAACCAGGCATCGACCACATAAACACATTCGTCCGGGGCCTGAGCTATCGTATTCCAAATCACTTGATAAGCGGCCTGACCGAGTTGGCGGTTGAGTTTACGGTCCACATCGTGATGCAGCCCCATAAATGGCTCTTTGATCGTATCGATCGACAGATAGGGACATGTGAAATAGTCGGCAATTTTGGTGGCCGTCGTGCTTTTGCCTGAAGCTGGGATTCCATTAACAAGAATGACAGTTTTCATAGTAAATTCAGCACCTCTTCTTTCGTGGTCGCATGTTTCAATTGCTCTCGTATCTTTTCATCACTGAGCCGCTCAAAAATCGGTCGTAGTCCCTGTTCAATATGACTGTGACCATCTAAAGCACAGAGCATGATAATGAGATCAACTTCAGGGCTTGATTGAATGGTAATCGGATGTTTGAGTGTTACTAAACTAAAACCGAGCCGGTTCACACCATCCTCGGGGCGTGCATGGGGTAATGCGAAACGTTCATCTTCGAAAACGTAATAAGGGCCGGTTTCTTCAGTCGTTGTCTTAATCGCATTTAAATAAGAGAGATTAATAAATTGATGCTCTAATAGTGGGCGAGCGGCAATATCGAGTGCATCTTGCC
It includes:
- a CDS encoding UxaA family hydrolase encodes the protein MKNFIKINPSDNVVVCLDAIQAHQQLDVDGVIITVAQDVDRGSKVAICPIPCGENIIKYGSPIGGATADIDAGHWVHTHNMKTNLSDTDTYQYHPQFAQVPVLSTQERTFQGYERANGDVAIRNEIWVIPTVGCVNGIARQAVERFKQNHPQLQCDGIHLFAHNYGCSQLGEDHENTRRILANMVKHPNAGGVLVIGLGCENNQIAPFQALVGEVDADRVRYMVAQNERDEVAAAVEQLTHIYQTVQCDARKEMSIGRLRVGLECGGSDGLSGITANPMLGAFSDYMIQFGGTSVLTEVPEMFGAEHLLFERCIDESTFEKAVQMINGFKQYFMTHNQPIYENPSPGNKKGGISSLEDKSMGCTQKAGNSPVIDVLAYGETLSLPGLNLLSAPGNDAVATSALAASGCHMVLFTTGRGTPYGGFVPTMKIATNSELADRKPHWIDFNAGPLVEGTTMPELLDQFIERVVAIASGEPVNNEKNGFRELAIFKSGVTL
- a CDS encoding DMT family transporter, with product MTVLIWGTTWFAIALQTGDVPAMVSVFYRFAIAACLLIGILKFSGKLQSIKRRDHLFCLLQGVCVFCLNFLCFYSANHYINSGLESVLFSMSVVFNAINGVIFLGQRITYRLAFASLIGILGIVCLFWENLLANNFETATLIGIGLCLLGTYGFSIGNIISARHQKRGLDVLSTNAYAMLYGALTMLFIMLVTRTHFTLETTVSYIGALFYLAVFGSVIGFGAYFALVGRIGTGAAAYATILFPLVALSISTLFEGYIWTGTAMVGLVLILSGNIVMFVKLKTRLKPRPKPIIH
- a CDS encoding AraC family transcriptional regulator: MSKPYRMMECLQQYQAEQLDTTILENGTGVASWYNQHALVDVDSPDHHTLSLYTKDGYQSFLKTPHGWRNGGKPDRMCLMPKDYSSIWDIRGSISFVHFYFTDQHLKHIAESVWNKSPYGLSIDERIFADDPHITTLYREFLLSLSWHDSADRLALSSATTLLLTHLVRHYTNFKWHPVQVTGGLAPFQLARVKDYIEANLSANMQLSDLAAVANLSEYHFARMFKQSAGLTPHQYVMQQRLRLAKTLLQKTDLSLVTIALQCGFSSSGHFSNRFKLASGCTPSRYRQSSMTP
- a CDS encoding AAA family ATPase; translated protein: MKTVILVNGIPASGKSTTATKIADYFTCPYLSIDTIKEPFMGLHHDVDRKLNRQLGQAAYQVIWNTIAQAPDECVYVVDAWFGFRSKDELLQYVEQSDIHHVIEVWNQVSPETVVERYKQRLPYRRKGHPGAEYLPELERLAQKAQPMNIGELIWLDQDDTPSHAKLLPEISALMATLSQVKKSPVKKTINY
- a CDS encoding PTS sugar transporter subunit IIA — its product is MLKELLVEADAIQLQVEAKDWQDALDIAARPLLEHQFINLSYLNAIKTTTEETGPYYVFEDERFALPHARPEDGVNRLGFSLVTLKHPITIQSSPEVDLIIMLCALDGHSHIEQGLRPIFERLSDEKIREQLKHATTKEEVLNLL